The sequence below is a genomic window from Streptomyces sp. V1I1.
CGCCTCTGCGGGAACGACGTTGTCCAGGGTTCCTGCGGACGCGACGGTCGGGGTAACAGTCGTGCCAATGTCGGGGCGACCAAGCGCTGCGATATCTAGTACCTGGTGTGATGCTTCGATCAGGGCGTTGACCCCGGCTGCGGGCTCAAGGCCGGCGTGCGACGCCCGGCCCACGATGGAGACTTGGAACGTGCCGCAGCCTTTACGGCCGGTCTTCAGGGCTCCGCCATCAGCGGCGCCCTCGAGCACAAGTACAGCGCCGCAGGCAATGGCTCGTTCTTCGATGAGAGCTCGAGAGGAGCGGGAGCCGACCTCTTCGTCGGCGGTCATCAGGATCTCGACGCCTGACCGGTCATCGAGCGTCGCCAGGCCATGAACGGCCTGTACCAAACCGCCAAGCATGTCAAAGACCCCGGGGCCGGTCGCATGCCCGTCTTCGACCATGAACGGGCTGCGTTCAAGGGTGCCGAGCGGAAACACCGTGTCATGGTGACCGAGGATCAGTACTTTGGGATCGCCACCAGCTGACCAGTGGACGTGCGGCCCGGCTTCGCTCTCAACGAGGATGGCCTGCCCGCAAAGGCGGCTCTCGATGAGAGCGGCGACAGCTTTGGCCGATGCCGTCAAGGCGTCGAGATCGCGCGATGGAGACTCGATTTCGACGAGTGTCCTGAGGTCCTCAATCATCGCGTCAACACTCACATCGACGGTCTTGTGCATCGTCACGTTGCAAGGGTACTTGGTACGCCGTGACGGAATGGAGTTGACCTGCCCGGGTACCCCGGTGGCTCTTCCGCTTCCCCGTCGCCGACGTCACCGCCACCCTCGAGGCGGCACGCCGAAGCGGGGGCACGGTCCTCGGACACCGTCACACGGCCGAGGGTGAACTGGCGACGTTCAGTGACCCCGAAGGCGCCCTGTTCAGCGTCACCACCCGGGCCCACACCTGAGCGTCCGGACGGCTTCCGAGCAGCGGCGGGGTGCAACCGCGGCGGACAAGGCCGCCGCGGACTCCCAGATGATCGCGCGCTGCGCTGGCCCCCAGGCCGGGTAGGCCGGAGGCGCCCTGGAGGTGCTGCTGGAGGCAGGTCAGGTCGGCTGCCGATCGGGCGTGCCGAGGGCTCGGCCCCGGTGTGTAGCCCGGACCTCCGTTCTGGAACCCGCTTGGATGGGCGTTCCGCGCGGGCTTCCTGGCTTTCTTCGTCGAAATGGACTGGTGGGTACCGTGGTACGCAGAGAGCATCGGGCGGCAGGGCCTCGGGCTGGGTGGTGGACGTGCCGGTGAACGACCGGTGGTCACTGGGCCTTCGGTGGCGCGGTGGGCAGCCCGTAGTCGGCGATCTGCTGCTCGGTGACGGCCAGGTACTCCAAGACGACCTCGGTGCCCGGCGCGTCGACGGCAGCGAACGCGGTGAGCGCCCTCGACTCGCTACGAGCCGTGACCACCTTCACCTGCCCGGCGGCTTGAGCTTCTCGGGGAGGTACGCCCAACGCCCTCCACCAGGCCTGGCGATGGTTTCGGCGCGCATGGCCGCCGTGATGCTGGGCATCACGGCGGCCATGGCGTCATCACGGCACCGTGAGCCAGCAGACGTCACCGGAACCGGGCAACCGGGAATGCGGCTGAACCTCTGCCGCGATCCGCGCCAGGACTTCGGCTTTCTCCAATTGCCATGGCAGGAAAGGCTCCCGCGTCGACGCCGTCAGATCGCCCGCTCGCGCTCCAGCGTCATACGGATCGCCGACGATCCGCAGGAGCAGCGTCAGCTGTTCCTGGAACGAGGCGCCGCGTCCGAGGAGGGCTGCCCACGGACCCGCTGATGACCGAGAAACCGAGCCAGTCGTCGTGAGCGTACTGGATC
It includes:
- a CDS encoding M20 family metallopeptidase, with protein sequence MHKTVDVSVDAMIEDLRTLVEIESPSRDLDALTASAKAVAALIESRLCGQAILVESEAGPHVHWSAGGDPKVLILGHHDTVFPLGTLERSPFMVEDGHATGPGVFDMLGGLVQAVHGLATLDDRSGVEILMTADEEVGSRSSRALIEERAIACGAVLVLEGAADGGALKTGRKGCGTFQVSIVGRASHAGLEPAAGVNALIEASHQVLDIAALGRPDIGTTVTPTVASAGTLDNVVPAEATVIVDVRVESAGEKERIESAFAALAPRLDEAEIAVQGAISRPPMPESASTELFAVAKRLLPGLEGKAVGGGSDGNFTAALGVPTLDGLGAVGGGAHADHEYLVIEAMAERANLVAGLVNAIQNT